One region of Aestuariirhabdus haliotis genomic DNA includes:
- a CDS encoding cytochrome b: MRPYHPALVILHWLLAILVPFLLLFGADLTLRVHLALGIAIGGLFLIRLGIRFTTGASGVHEAKRPIDRLAIPAHRLIYLLVFGVVATGLGIVLQGNLIDVMLNHGRLPENFSALPSLQAHQVLTSVLLIVLSIHILAALFHQFVLKDAVFGKLGFAKSRED, translated from the coding sequence ATGAGGCCCTACCACCCTGCCCTGGTTATCTTGCACTGGTTATTAGCGATTCTGGTGCCATTTTTACTGCTCTTTGGTGCCGATTTGACGCTTAGGGTTCACCTTGCTTTGGGCATAGCCATTGGCGGGCTGTTTCTGATTCGTCTTGGTATAAGGTTTACAACCGGAGCATCCGGCGTTCATGAAGCCAAGCGCCCTATTGATCGGTTAGCTATCCCGGCTCATCGGCTTATCTACTTGCTGGTGTTCGGGGTTGTTGCAACCGGCCTCGGAATTGTCCTACAGGGCAACCTGATCGACGTTATGCTGAATCATGGCCGATTGCCTGAGAATTTCTCCGCGCTGCCAAGCCTGCAAGCGCACCAAGTGCTGACATCTGTTCTGCTGATTGTGCTCAGCATCCACATATTGGCCGCCCTGTTTCATCAGTTTGTTTTAAAAGATGCGGTATTCGGCAAGCTGGGATTTGCCAAATCCCGGGAGGATTAG
- a CDS encoding alpha/beta hydrolase: MKKASLRLLLTGTLGYVVLCTALYLLQDNLLYFPRDRAITDDRYTLLIPTDAGNTLITSDIKSTGKAILYFGGNAEDVSVNLSAFQRTFPDYSLYLMHYRGYGGSDGSPAEEPIYRDASALYDLVSNNNREIVLIGRSLGSGVATRLAAHKQPSQLILITPYSSIEDVASERYWIFPVPWLIKDKYLSWRYAQSVTATTSILVADNDTVIPNSSTLKLYDHFPQGLATLHAFENAGHNSISADPKYYRLLDEITRRKQ; the protein is encoded by the coding sequence ATGAAGAAAGCCAGCCTCCGCCTCTTGTTAACAGGCACTCTTGGTTATGTCGTTTTGTGCACGGCTTTATACCTGCTGCAAGACAACCTGCTCTATTTCCCCCGTGACAGGGCCATCACCGACGACCGTTATACCTTGCTGATACCAACGGATGCCGGCAATACCCTTATTACCAGCGACATAAAAAGCACGGGCAAAGCCATTCTCTATTTTGGCGGTAATGCCGAGGATGTCTCCGTAAACCTGAGTGCTTTTCAACGGACTTTTCCAGACTACTCCCTCTATCTGATGCACTATCGGGGCTATGGCGGCAGTGACGGCAGCCCCGCAGAGGAACCGATTTATCGCGATGCCAGCGCGCTCTATGATCTGGTCAGCAACAATAACCGGGAGATTGTGTTGATCGGGCGCAGCCTGGGCTCCGGCGTTGCCACCAGACTGGCGGCCCATAAACAACCTTCGCAACTGATTCTGATCACGCCCTACAGCAGTATCGAAGATGTCGCCAGCGAGCGCTACTGGATCTTCCCGGTTCCCTGGCTGATCAAAGACAAATATCTGTCATGGCGCTATGCCCAATCTGTCACAGCCACCACCAGCATTTTAGTTGCCGATAACGACACCGTGATTCCAAATTCCAGCACCCTGAAATTGTATGATCACTTTCCCCAGGGGCTGGCGACGCTCCATGCGTTTGAAAACGCGGGGCACAACAGTATTTCAGCAGACCCAAAGTACTATAGGCTGCTTGACGAAATAACAAGAAGAAAACAATAG